A single genomic interval of Alcaligenes sp. SDU_A2 harbors:
- the rseP gene encoding RIP metalloprotease RseP — MLYTLLAFLVTLGVLVTFHELGHYWVARRCGVRVERFSVGFGKVLYRRTDKHGTEWAVSALPLGGYVAMQNDPPPDATPHQIQESFNNKPLWQRAAIVLAGPMANLILAVVIYAVVGLLGAQEPAAVIAQPAAGTPAAQAGFQEADRLTAIDGQPVRSWGEARWEFMEALSSGGELTVTVQDAQDRQRERRLLLPAGEISPDERDLLAEAGLALMPPRALVQEVFRDSAGEQAGLQEGDVILKLGDLDSPGVVQFVERVQQSAGQTLALDVLRSGQLQHLFITPRAQAVNGVQQGRIGVQLGPDFDMVHVRYGPVDSVQRGFVRTAETFWFSLKMIGRMVTGEVSVRNVSGPVTIADYAGQTARIGLIAYLNFLALISISIGLLNLLPVPMLDGGHLLYYAIEAVRGKPASERMMMIGQRIGISLLAVLMSIAFFNDITRLFS, encoded by the coding sequence ATGTTGTACACCTTGCTGGCCTTTCTGGTAACTTTGGGCGTGCTCGTAACCTTTCACGAGCTGGGTCATTACTGGGTTGCGCGCCGTTGCGGCGTGCGGGTGGAGCGCTTTTCTGTCGGTTTCGGCAAGGTGCTGTACCGACGCACCGACAAGCACGGCACCGAATGGGCCGTGTCCGCCTTGCCCTTGGGCGGCTATGTGGCCATGCAGAACGACCCGCCGCCTGACGCAACGCCACATCAGATTCAAGAATCGTTTAATAACAAACCTTTGTGGCAGCGTGCCGCCATTGTTCTGGCCGGCCCTATGGCCAATCTGATATTGGCCGTGGTTATTTATGCAGTGGTGGGCCTGCTGGGCGCACAGGAGCCTGCCGCCGTTATCGCGCAGCCCGCCGCGGGCACGCCGGCAGCCCAGGCGGGTTTTCAGGAGGCAGATCGCCTGACCGCCATCGATGGGCAGCCCGTGCGTTCCTGGGGCGAGGCGCGCTGGGAGTTTATGGAAGCGTTGTCCTCGGGCGGAGAACTGACGGTAACGGTGCAAGACGCGCAGGATAGGCAGCGCGAACGACGCTTGCTGTTGCCGGCCGGGGAGATCAGTCCGGACGAGCGCGACTTGCTGGCCGAGGCCGGTCTGGCCTTGATGCCGCCGCGTGCCCTGGTCCAAGAGGTTTTTCGGGACAGCGCCGGTGAACAGGCCGGCTTGCAAGAAGGCGATGTCATTTTGAAGCTGGGCGATCTGGATTCGCCTGGTGTGGTGCAATTTGTCGAGCGGGTGCAGCAGTCGGCCGGCCAGACGCTGGCTTTGGACGTGCTGCGCAGCGGTCAGCTACAGCATTTGTTCATTACGCCCCGGGCGCAGGCGGTCAATGGCGTGCAGCAGGGGCGCATCGGCGTTCAATTGGGGCCGGATTTCGACATGGTCCATGTGCGCTACGGCCCAGTGGACAGCGTGCAACGTGGCTTTGTGCGCACCGCCGAGACGTTCTGGTTTTCTTTGAAGATGATAGGGCGTATGGTCACCGGCGAGGTCTCCGTGCGCAATGTCAGCGGGCCGGTTACTATTGCGGACTATGCGGGTCAGACGGCGCGTATCGGCTTGATCGCCTACCTGAATTTCTTGGCCCTGATCAGCATCAGCATTGGTTTGTTGAATTTATTGCCGGTTCCCATGCTCGACGGCGGCCATCTACTGTACTATGCCATCGAGGCTGTCCGTGGCAAGCCGGCTTCAGAACGCATGATGATGATCGGCCAGCGCATCGGCATCAGCCTGTTGGCCGTGTTGATGAGCATCGCATTTTTTAATGACATCACCCGCCTTTTCAGTTGA
- the lpxD gene encoding UDP-3-O-(3-hydroxymyristoyl)glucosamine N-acyltransferase, whose translation MPVLLSAEQAVSLPELVQQINKTGLDCTLPEGKQEPMPPIRGLGSLLCAGPQEISFLSNPKLQDLLSGTQAAAVILTSDVYAALDFEPAFVPVLCSQPYLMYALLAQRFDQVRMAGLAQGVHPSALIDPSAQIGEGVSIGPFCVVEAGARIGRGSRLGAHCVIGAGSSLGQDCLLHARVTLYHDVHVGARAVLHSGVVLGADGFGFAPDPLKGGGAWAKIAQIGRVRIGDDVEIGANTTVDRGALDDTVIGNGVKLDNQIMIAHNVQVGDHTAMAACVGVAGSTEIGARCTIAGAAMLSGHIRLADDVHVSGGTAITSSINEPGRYTGVYPYAAHQDWQKNAAVLGQLGGLRRRLRTLERQADVPADSSRNTHNQK comes from the coding sequence ATGCCGGTATTGCTGAGCGCCGAACAGGCAGTATCCCTGCCTGAACTGGTACAACAGATCAACAAGACCGGACTGGACTGCACCTTGCCTGAGGGCAAACAGGAGCCTATGCCCCCGATCCGGGGCCTAGGCTCCTTGCTTTGTGCGGGCCCTCAGGAGATCAGCTTCCTGTCCAACCCCAAATTGCAGGATCTGCTGTCCGGCACGCAGGCGGCGGCCGTTATTCTGACGTCGGATGTGTACGCCGCATTGGATTTCGAGCCGGCCTTTGTGCCCGTGCTCTGTTCCCAACCCTACCTGATGTATGCCTTACTGGCACAGCGTTTTGACCAGGTGCGCATGGCTGGACTGGCGCAGGGTGTACATCCTAGCGCGCTTATCGATCCCAGCGCCCAGATTGGCGAGGGTGTGTCCATCGGCCCTTTCTGCGTGGTGGAGGCGGGCGCGCGTATCGGTCGCGGTTCGCGCCTGGGCGCGCATTGCGTGATCGGCGCGGGTTCCTCGCTGGGCCAGGATTGTCTGCTGCATGCGCGGGTCACGCTCTATCATGACGTGCATGTAGGCGCGCGGGCCGTGCTGCATTCCGGCGTGGTGCTGGGTGCGGACGGATTCGGCTTTGCACCCGATCCGCTCAAGGGCGGCGGCGCGTGGGCCAAGATCGCCCAGATAGGCCGCGTGCGTATTGGCGACGATGTCGAAATCGGAGCCAACACCACGGTGGACCGCGGGGCGCTGGACGATACCGTCATCGGCAACGGGGTCAAGCTGGACAACCAGATCATGATTGCGCATAACGTGCAGGTGGGCGATCACACCGCGATGGCAGCCTGCGTCGGCGTAGCCGGGTCTACCGAGATTGGCGCGCGCTGCACTATTGCAGGGGCGGCCATGCTGTCCGGTCATATACGTCTGGCCGACGATGTGCATGTCTCCGGCGGCACGGCGATTACCTCCAGCATCAACGAACCGGGGCGCTATACCGGCGTGTACCCATATGCCGCGCACCAGGACTGGCAAAAGAACGCCGCCGTACTGGGGCAACTAGGCGGCCTGCGCCGTCGCTTGCGCACCTTGGAGCGCCAGGCGGACGTGCCGGCCGATTCATCCCGAAATACACATAACCAGAAATAA
- the frr gene encoding ribosome recycling factor — protein sequence MSLSEIKSSTDARMGKSIESLKTGLAKIRTGRATTGLLDHVQVDYYGSPVPVSQVSNITVVDARTLNVQVWEKNMAGPIEKAIRDSDLGLNPIGMGDSIRVPMPALTEERRRDLAKVVRGEGEDAKVAIRNLRRDANDTLKKQVKDKEISEDDERRAQDEVQKLTDKYVAEIDKLITQKEAEIMTV from the coding sequence ATGAGTCTCTCCGAGATCAAATCATCGACCGATGCCCGCATGGGCAAGTCCATCGAGTCCCTTAAGACCGGTCTGGCCAAGATCCGCACTGGCCGTGCCACCACGGGACTGCTCGATCACGTCCAGGTGGACTACTACGGTTCGCCCGTACCCGTCAGTCAGGTCTCCAACATTACCGTGGTCGATGCCCGCACCCTGAATGTACAGGTCTGGGAAAAGAACATGGCCGGTCCTATCGAAAAGGCCATCCGCGACAGCGATCTGGGACTGAACCCTATTGGCATGGGCGACAGCATTCGCGTGCCCATGCCGGCCCTGACCGAAGAGCGTCGCCGCGATCTGGCCAAAGTGGTGCGTGGCGAAGGCGAGGATGCCAAAGTGGCTATCCGTAATCTGCGTCGCGATGCCAACGATACACTCAAGAAGCAAGTCAAGGACAAGGAAATCTCCGAGGACGACGAGCGTCGTGCCCAGGACGAGGTCCAGAAACTGACGGATAAGTACGTGGCCGAGATCGACAAGTTGATCACGCAAAAAGAAGCCGAGATCATGACGGTCTAA
- the bamA gene encoding outer membrane protein assembly factor BamA — protein MSFSRKPTFALRVLPVLVASLLAPALANAFAPFVVRDIQVNGIQRVDPGAVFSSLPVKVGESFSEEQAADAIQRLYATGFFSDVQIDTSSNVLIVNVKERPTIASVSFNGMREFDVKGITTSLAQVGFGEGRVFDRSMLERAEFELKQQYLSKGKYGVEITPIITPLPRNRVGVSFDIFEGELAKIKEIRVVGNEAFSQGDLLDEMELTTSGMMTWYTGTNKYSREKLEGDMERIRSFYLNRGYLEYSAEPPQVSISPDRKDIFVTLTLHEGKPYTLSNVKLAGDLLGLDEKIAPLVQQKAGEVFSADKTNATVKAITDYLGSLGYAFANVNPNPVLDREGHTADLTFYVDPGRRVYVRRIEVGGNTRTRDEVVRREMRQQEAAWYDSSSIKFSRDRIDRLGYFNEVDVNTKPVPGSPDQVDVNVDVQEKPTGLINLGVGYGSTDKLILSAGISQDNIFGSGNSLSLQVNTSKVNRAAVISHTNPYWTRDGISKTTSIYYRRTTPYETNDAWGDYQNTAIGAGLNFGVPISEFDRIFMGVNFEQNKLSRLSPQYTPMAYQNYVREYGERTNTFIFNLGWSKDTRDSAIAPNKGSLTSLSGDLGTMDLRYYMLRASHQHYIPLGRAYTLALNGAIDWGRAYGSKEFPVIKNSYAGGIGSVRGYEGASLGPRDTLTGDYLGGSRRMVANAQLYLPFPGATRDRTLRWFLFADAGKVDNTSGGCAMGRPDRLSEDPCGWKYSAGLGLSWQSPLGPLQLSYGRALRAKEGDDKQAFQFQIGTAF, from the coding sequence ATGTCGTTTAGCCGGAAACCCACTTTTGCGTTGCGCGTCTTGCCCGTGTTGGTGGCAAGCCTCCTTGCCCCTGCCCTGGCGAATGCATTCGCACCGTTTGTCGTGCGCGATATTCAGGTCAATGGCATCCAGCGGGTCGATCCCGGCGCCGTGTTCTCGTCCCTGCCTGTCAAGGTGGGCGAGTCCTTCTCCGAAGAGCAGGCCGCCGACGCCATCCAGCGTCTGTATGCCACGGGCTTTTTCAGCGACGTGCAGATCGATACCAGCAGCAATGTGCTGATCGTCAACGTCAAAGAGCGGCCCACGATTGCTTCGGTGTCCTTCAATGGCATGCGCGAATTCGACGTCAAGGGCATCACGACCTCGCTGGCCCAGGTGGGCTTTGGCGAAGGCCGGGTGTTTGACCGTTCCATGCTGGAGCGGGCCGAATTCGAGCTCAAGCAGCAATACCTGTCCAAAGGCAAGTATGGGGTGGAGATCACGCCCATCATCACGCCGTTGCCGCGCAATCGCGTGGGTGTCAGCTTCGATATCTTCGAGGGCGAGCTGGCCAAGATCAAAGAAATTCGCGTGGTGGGCAACGAAGCGTTCTCGCAGGGCGATCTGCTCGACGAGATGGAGCTGACCACTTCGGGCATGATGACCTGGTACACCGGCACCAACAAGTACTCGCGCGAAAAACTGGAAGGCGATATGGAGCGTATCCGCTCCTTCTACCTGAACCGCGGCTACCTGGAGTACTCGGCCGAGCCGCCGCAGGTGTCTATTTCGCCCGACCGCAAAGACATTTTCGTTACGCTGACCCTGCACGAAGGTAAGCCTTACACGCTCAGCAATGTCAAGCTGGCCGGCGATCTGCTGGGGCTGGACGAAAAGATTGCTCCTTTGGTGCAGCAAAAGGCCGGCGAAGTGTTCTCCGCCGACAAAACCAATGCCACGGTCAAGGCGATTACCGACTACCTGGGCAGCCTGGGTTACGCCTTTGCCAACGTCAACCCCAACCCCGTGCTGGATCGCGAAGGCCATACGGCCGACCTGACCTTTTACGTGGACCCGGGCCGCCGCGTGTATGTGCGCCGCATCGAAGTGGGCGGCAATACGCGCACCCGCGACGAAGTCGTGCGCCGCGAAATGCGCCAGCAGGAAGCCGCCTGGTACGATTCGTCCAGCATCAAGTTCTCGCGCGATCGTATCGACCGCCTGGGCTACTTCAACGAGGTGGACGTCAACACCAAGCCCGTGCCCGGTTCTCCCGATCAGGTGGACGTCAATGTGGACGTTCAGGAAAAACCCACCGGCCTGATCAACCTGGGCGTGGGCTATGGCTCCACCGATAAGCTGATCCTGTCGGCCGGCATCAGCCAGGACAATATCTTCGGCAGCGGTAACAGCCTGTCGCTGCAGGTCAACACCAGCAAGGTTAACCGCGCCGCTGTCATCAGTCACACCAATCCGTACTGGACACGCGACGGCATCAGCAAGACCACCTCCATTTATTACCGCCGCACCACGCCGTACGAAACCAACGACGCCTGGGGCGACTACCAGAATACGGCTATCGGTGCCGGGCTGAACTTTGGTGTGCCGATCTCCGAGTTCGACCGTATTTTCATGGGTGTGAACTTCGAGCAGAACAAGCTCTCGCGCCTGAGTCCGCAATATACGCCTATGGCGTACCAGAACTATGTGCGTGAATACGGCGAACGCACCAATACCTTCATCTTTAACCTGGGCTGGTCCAAAGACACCCGGGACAGCGCCATTGCCCCCAACAAGGGCAGCCTGACCAGCCTGTCGGGCGACTTGGGCACGATGGATCTGCGCTATTACATGCTGCGCGCCAGCCATCAGCACTACATCCCGCTGGGCCGCGCGTATACGCTGGCCCTGAACGGTGCCATCGATTGGGGCCGTGCTTACGGCAGCAAGGAGTTTCCCGTCATCAAGAATTCCTATGCCGGCGGCATAGGATCGGTGCGCGGCTACGAAGGCGCGTCGCTGGGTCCGCGCGATACCTTGACGGGCGACTACCTGGGTGGTTCGCGCCGCATGGTTGCCAACGCTCAGTTGTACCTGCCGTTCCCTGGTGCGACCCGCGACCGCACCTTGCGCTGGTTCCTGTTCGCCGATGCCGGCAAGGTAGATAACACCAGCGGCGGTTGCGCGATGGGACGCCCGGATCGCCTCTCCGAAGATCCTTGCGGCTGGAAGTATTCGGCCGGTCTGGGTCTGTCCTGGCAGTCGCCGCTGGGTCCTTTGCAACTGTCATACGGTCGCGCCTTGCGGGCCAAGGAAGGCGATGACAAGCAGGCTTTCCAGTTCCAGATCGGTACCGCTTTCTGA
- a CDS encoding phosphatidate cytidylyltransferase, with protein MLKQRVITAIVLLLILGAAMLAPVQWPLLAIFGLLSTLACWEWQRLSLPADQQRWAWPIAALAGSLIAWLSVYWQIGGLHGQAADLVYRALVPAIVVAWLLGATGLVLQGQAQHRAQTAFLCTMGVAAPVAAWAALYALLQGRGVVYVLSVLVLIWVADIAAYFTGRAFGKAKLAPKVSPGKTWAGAFGGMAAAAAWMVGSGFWPGSFGADLVARWGWVATAVLGVVLAAISIVGDLFESLLKRRAGVKDSSQLLPGHGGVYDRIDALLPVAPLALLLGGAWLS; from the coding sequence ATGCTCAAACAGCGCGTCATTACTGCCATCGTGCTGCTCCTGATTTTAGGGGCAGCCATGCTGGCTCCGGTGCAATGGCCTTTGCTGGCTATTTTCGGCTTGTTGAGCACCTTGGCCTGCTGGGAATGGCAGCGCCTTAGTCTGCCTGCGGATCAGCAACGCTGGGCGTGGCCCATTGCGGCACTGGCCGGTTCGCTGATCGCCTGGTTAAGCGTGTATTGGCAAATCGGCGGTCTGCATGGCCAGGCGGCCGATCTGGTCTATCGTGCGTTGGTGCCAGCGATTGTCGTGGCCTGGTTGCTGGGTGCTACCGGTCTGGTGTTGCAAGGTCAGGCTCAGCACCGCGCCCAGACCGCTTTTCTGTGCACGATGGGCGTGGCCGCGCCGGTGGCGGCCTGGGCCGCGCTGTATGCCTTGTTGCAGGGCCGAGGCGTGGTCTATGTCTTGTCGGTACTGGTCTTGATCTGGGTGGCCGATATTGCCGCCTACTTTACCGGCCGGGCTTTTGGCAAGGCCAAGCTGGCTCCTAAAGTCAGTCCGGGCAAGACCTGGGCCGGTGCGTTTGGCGGCATGGCGGCGGCGGCGGCCTGGATGGTGGGCAGTGGGTTTTGGCCGGGCAGTTTTGGTGCGGATCTGGTTGCACGCTGGGGCTGGGTGGCGACCGCCGTATTGGGTGTGGTGCTGGCCGCGATTTCCATTGTGGGCGATCTGTTCGAGTCGCTGCTCAAGCGGCGTGCCGGTGTTAAGGACTCCAGTCAGTTGCTGCCTGGGCATGGCGGGGTCTATGATCGCATCGATGCCTTGCTGCCTGTCGCGCCGCTGGCACTGCTTCTAGGAGGGGCGTGGTTGTCTTGA
- the fabZ gene encoding 3-hydroxyacyl-ACP dehydratase FabZ, translating into MELDIRQIMDRLPHRYPMLLVDRVLEMVPGKSIVAIKNVSMNEPFFTGHFPHHPVMPGVLIIEAMAQAAALFSFTDPEDPYAKVDNKLAYYLVGVDDARFRKPVLPGDQLRLEVVADRISRALCKYTGRALVDGQVVAEAKIMCAIRQLEE; encoded by the coding sequence ATGGAACTCGACATTCGACAAATCATGGATCGTCTCCCTCATCGCTATCCGATGCTGCTGGTCGATCGCGTGCTGGAAATGGTTCCGGGCAAAAGCATCGTGGCCATCAAGAATGTGTCGATGAACGAGCCCTTCTTTACCGGCCATTTTCCGCACCACCCGGTCATGCCGGGCGTGCTGATCATCGAAGCCATGGCCCAGGCGGCGGCGCTGTTTTCGTTTACCGATCCCGAAGACCCTTACGCCAAGGTCGATAACAAGCTGGCCTACTACCTGGTGGGCGTGGACGATGCGCGTTTTCGCAAACCCGTTCTGCCGGGCGATCAATTGCGCCTGGAAGTGGTGGCCGATCGCATCAGTCGAGCCTTGTGCAAGTACACCGGACGCGCCTTGGTGGACGGCCAGGTTGTCGCCGAGGCCAAGATCATGTGCGCCATCCGTCAACTGGAAGAGTAA
- a CDS encoding 1-deoxy-D-xylulose-5-phosphate reductoisomerase, which yields MSFQHVCVLGATGSIGVSTLDVIQRHPDRMAVYALTGFSRMELLAEQARSCAAQVVVVPDMAARQRFLTAWQGGAAVPEIRVGEQALVDTASDPQVTTVMAAIIGAAGLPSALAAARSGKRVLLANKEALVAAGSVFMKAVQQGGAQLLPIDSEHSAIYQCLAGESPAEPGKAVAGLRRLLVTASGGPFRSRPLEDLAAVTPAQACAHPNWSMGRKISVDSATMLNKGLEVIEAHWLFSVPVQQIEVVIHPQSVIHSMVEYIDGSVMAQLGQPDMRTAIAYGLGFPERLASGVGLLDLATMGRLDFEAPDLLRFPCLRLAYEALRSSQAACVTLNAANEIAVDRFLGEQIRYTQIPEVIEHCLDSLNGRASQTLDALDAVLDLDSETRSIALDYCRRAPGP from the coding sequence ATGAGTTTCCAGCATGTCTGCGTTCTTGGGGCCACCGGCTCCATTGGCGTCAGCACCTTAGACGTCATTCAACGCCATCCTGATCGCATGGCGGTCTATGCCCTGACCGGCTTCAGTCGCATGGAACTGTTGGCCGAACAGGCGCGTTCTTGCGCTGCGCAGGTCGTGGTTGTGCCGGATATGGCGGCGCGCCAACGCTTTCTGACTGCTTGGCAGGGTGGGGCAGCGGTGCCGGAAATTCGCGTGGGCGAGCAAGCCCTGGTCGATACGGCCTCCGATCCGCAGGTCACGACGGTCATGGCCGCCATTATCGGCGCGGCCGGACTGCCGTCCGCGCTGGCGGCAGCACGCTCGGGCAAACGCGTGCTGCTGGCCAATAAAGAAGCGCTGGTTGCCGCCGGCTCCGTCTTTATGAAGGCGGTTCAGCAAGGCGGAGCACAGTTGTTGCCTATCGATTCCGAACACAGTGCCATCTACCAATGTCTGGCAGGCGAATCGCCGGCAGAGCCAGGCAAAGCCGTTGCCGGGTTGCGCCGTCTGCTGGTCACCGCCTCGGGCGGGCCGTTCCGTTCGCGCCCCCTGGAAGATCTGGCTGCCGTGACCCCGGCGCAAGCCTGCGCCCACCCCAACTGGAGCATGGGCCGCAAGATTTCCGTGGACTCGGCTACGATGCTTAACAAAGGTCTGGAGGTCATTGAGGCGCACTGGCTGTTCTCGGTGCCGGTTCAGCAGATCGAGGTGGTCATTCATCCCCAAAGCGTCATTCATTCCATGGTCGAGTACATCGACGGCTCGGTCATGGCGCAATTGGGCCAACCCGATATGCGCACGGCCATTGCCTATGGTCTGGGCTTTCCCGAACGTCTGGCCAGCGGCGTGGGCCTGCTCGACCTGGCCACGATGGGGCGTCTGGATTTCGAAGCTCCCGATCTGCTGCGCTTTCCTTGTCTGCGCTTGGCGTACGAGGCGCTGCGCAGCAGCCAGGCAGCCTGCGTGACCCTGAATGCGGCCAATGAAATTGCCGTTGACCGCTTTTTGGGTGAGCAGATTCGCTATACTCAGATTCCGGAGGTGATCGAACACTGTCTGGATTCCTTGAACGGTCGTGCCTCCCAGACGCTGGACGCGCTGGACGCGGTGCTGGATCTGGATAGCGAAACCCGTTCCATTGCGCTGGATTATTGCCGCAGGGCACCTGGCCCCTGA
- a CDS encoding OmpH family outer membrane protein — protein MKSNIAMKLTTIARDLSRGNKALVLAAALGVSAMAAAPVVQAQTKIGFVSTERILRDSKPAKAAQTKIEAEFKRRDEELEKLANNLRSQAQKFDKDAPVLSETDRVKRQRQLADLDSDLQRKRREFQEDFNRRRNEEFSAIVEKADAAIKRISESQGYDLIIQDAVTVSPRVDITEEVLKALGG, from the coding sequence ATGAAGTCAAACATCGCAATGAAACTTACAACAATCGCCCGTGATTTGTCGCGCGGCAATAAAGCGCTGGTTCTGGCTGCTGCACTGGGTGTCAGCGCCATGGCGGCGGCTCCCGTCGTTCAGGCTCAGACCAAGATCGGTTTTGTCAGCACCGAGCGTATTTTGCGCGATTCCAAGCCAGCCAAGGCCGCGCAGACCAAGATCGAAGCAGAGTTCAAGCGCCGCGACGAAGAACTGGAAAAGCTGGCCAACAACCTGCGTTCGCAAGCCCAGAAGTTCGACAAGGACGCCCCCGTGCTGTCCGAAACCGATCGCGTCAAGCGCCAGCGTCAACTGGCCGACCTGGATTCCGACCTGCAGCGCAAGCGCCGCGAATTCCAGGAAGACTTCAACCGTCGCCGCAACGAAGAGTTTTCGGCCATTGTGGAAAAGGCAGATGCCGCCATCAAGCGCATTTCCGAATCCCAGGGCTACGATCTGATCATTCAGGATGCCGTCACCGTCAGCCCGCGCGTGGACATCACCGAAGAAGTTCTGAAAGCATTGGGCGGTTGA
- the lpxA gene encoding acyl-ACP--UDP-N-acetylglucosamine O-acyltransferase, whose protein sequence is MRIHETAIIEDGAQLADDVQVGAYSIIGPNVTIGAGTRVGPHCVIDGHTTIGRNNHFYRFCSIGGVPQDKKYAGEPTRLEIGDGNTVREYVTINTGTIQDVGVTRVGNDNWIMAYVHIAHDCQVGNHTIIANSVQLAGHIHIGDWAILGGLTAVHQFVRIGAHSMVGGTSSVRQDIPPYVIGAGDPFRPVGINSEGLGRRGYTPEAVAAVKDCYKLLYRRKLTIEQAVQEMGQLQQAQPESVAAIQIMVDFLNSSSRGISRP, encoded by the coding sequence ATGCGTATACACGAAACGGCGATCATCGAGGACGGTGCACAACTGGCCGACGATGTCCAAGTCGGTGCCTACAGCATTATCGGGCCCAACGTGACGATTGGAGCCGGCACTCGTGTGGGGCCGCACTGCGTGATCGACGGCCACACCACCATAGGCCGCAATAATCACTTTTACCGTTTCTGCTCGATTGGCGGCGTGCCGCAGGATAAAAAATACGCCGGCGAACCGACCCGTCTGGAAATTGGCGACGGCAATACGGTGCGCGAATACGTCACCATCAATACCGGCACCATCCAGGACGTGGGCGTTACCCGTGTGGGCAACGATAACTGGATCATGGCTTACGTCCACATCGCGCATGACTGCCAGGTGGGCAACCACACCATTATTGCTAACAGCGTGCAGTTGGCCGGGCATATTCATATCGGCGATTGGGCCATCCTGGGCGGTTTGACCGCGGTGCACCAATTCGTGCGCATCGGTGCGCACAGCATGGTGGGCGGCACCAGCTCGGTGCGGCAGGACATCCCCCCTTACGTCATCGGCGCGGGCGATCCGTTTCGGCCCGTGGGCATCAATAGCGAAGGTTTGGGCCGCCGCGGCTACACGCCCGAGGCGGTCGCCGCGGTCAAGGATTGCTATAAGCTCTTGTACCGTCGCAAGCTCACCATCGAGCAAGCCGTGCAGGAAATGGGGCAATTGCAGCAGGCCCAGCCCGAATCGGTGGCAGCGATCCAGATCATGGTGGACTTCCTGAACAGCTCCAGCCGTGGTATATCGCGCCCATGA
- the uppS gene encoding polyprenyl diphosphate synthase produces the protein MPFSSTQRIPPVHSQVPGHLAIVMDGNGRWATRRMLPRTAGHLRGVQAVRRVVEACGQMGVKYLTLFAFSSENWRRPADEVSMLMRLFVKMLQKEVALLQRNGVRLHVVGDLSAFSDELRQLIAQAQEQTRNNDTLHLTIAANYGGRWDILQAAQKAIAANPQLAVHPEQLNESLFSPHLAMAYAPEPDLFIRTGGERRISNFLIWQMAYTELYFTDVYWPDFGRDQLEEAFEWYRGRERRFGRTSAQVLDSSAS, from the coding sequence ATTCCATTCAGTTCTACCCAACGCATCCCCCCGGTGCATAGTCAAGTCCCTGGCCACCTGGCCATTGTCATGGATGGCAATGGCCGATGGGCAACGCGCCGCATGCTGCCCCGCACAGCGGGCCATTTGCGCGGCGTGCAGGCGGTGCGGCGTGTGGTCGAGGCCTGCGGGCAAATGGGCGTGAAGTACCTGACTCTGTTTGCGTTCAGCTCGGAAAACTGGCGCAGGCCGGCAGACGAAGTGTCCATGCTGATGCGTCTGTTTGTCAAAATGCTGCAAAAAGAAGTCGCACTGCTGCAAAGAAACGGCGTGCGCTTGCATGTCGTGGGCGATCTGTCCGCCTTTAGCGACGAACTGCGCCAGCTGATTGCCCAGGCGCAGGAACAGACCCGTAACAACGATACCCTGCACTTGACCATCGCTGCCAATTACGGCGGTCGCTGGGATATTTTGCAGGCCGCGCAGAAAGCCATCGCGGCCAACCCGCAATTAGCTGTCCATCCCGAACAACTGAACGAGTCCTTGTTCAGTCCGCATTTGGCGATGGCCTACGCGCCCGAGCCCGATTTGTTTATCCGCACGGGCGGGGAGCGCCGTATTTCCAACTTCCTGATCTGGCAGATGGCCTACACAGAGCTGTATTTCACTGATGTGTATTGGCCGGACTTCGGTCGCGACCAGCTCGAGGAGGCCTTTGAGTGGTACCGCGGACGTGAGCGGCGTTTTGGCCGCACCAGCGCCCAGGTGTTGGATTCTTCCGCCTCCTGA